From Chryseobacterium gallinarum, one genomic window encodes:
- a CDS encoding DUF4260 domain-containing protein, giving the protein MKFQLQLEYAAFLILGILAFAQTGYSWWWFAGLFLAPDISMLGYTINNKAGAFCYNLFHHLGIAIVVYLAGTVLALPYLQMIGAILFSHSAFDRILGYGLKYPDSFQNTHLGKIGKKAE; this is encoded by the coding sequence ATGAAGTTTCAGTTACAACTTGAATACGCAGCCTTTTTAATCCTTGGAATTCTAGCTTTTGCACAAACGGGATACTCCTGGTGGTGGTTTGCAGGACTTTTCCTTGCTCCTGATATTTCCATGCTGGGATATACGATTAATAATAAAGCAGGTGCCTTTTGTTATAACCTGTTTCACCATTTAGGAATTGCTATTGTTGTTTATCTTGCCGGCACGGTGCTCGCACTCCCTTATTTACAGATGATCGGAGCTATTTTATTTTCGCATTCCGCATTTGACAGAATATTAGGATATGGTTTGAAATATCCGGATAGTTTTCAGAATACGCATTTGGGAAAAATTGGTAAAAAAGCGGAATAA
- a CDS encoding polyribonucleotide nucleotidyltransferase translates to MSIPQAFTETVTLADGREITIETGKLAKQADGSVVVKCGGTMLLATVVANKEANPGVDFLPLTVDYREKFYAGGRIPGNFFRREAKPSDDEVLTMRLVDRVLRPLFPEDFHAEVQVMISLISYDKEVMPEALAGLAASAAIAITDIPFNGPMSEARVIKIDGELSVNPSYENLLKADIDIMVGATKDSIVMVEGEMKEISEQEMLEAINFAHAEIKKQIEAQERLAAKVGKSFPKREYSHEEHDEAIREKVWNECYNKVYEVAKTPSNKEERGEKFKAVLEEFLAQYAEDEEELARVTPFVKVYYHDVEKEAMRQMILEDNIRLDGRDPQTIRPIWSEIDYLPGAHGSAIFTRGETQSLTAVTLGSVKDANMIDSVITQHDERFFLHYNFPPFSTGEARPLRGTSRREVGHGNLAQRALTAVIPQENPYTIRIVSDILESNGSSSMATVCAGTLALMDAGVQITKPVSGIAMGLITDKKSGKWTVLSDILGDEDHLGDMDFKVTGTADGITACQMDIKIQGLSMDIMEKALMQAKDGRLHILNKITETIAQPRPDVKPHAPKMVIMEIAKDFIGAVIGPGGKIIQQLQKDTDTVVSIEEIGEIGRIEIAGTDREKINAAIAKINEITFVPVVGEVYKGKVVKVMDFGAFVAIAKGTEGLLHISEIEWKRLDKVPYAEGDEVEVKFMGYDDRKKMKLSRKVLLPRPPKPEGKPKAEGQGRPQGGKPAENQTPTTEA, encoded by the coding sequence ATGAGTATACCTCAAGCGTTTACAGAAACGGTTACCCTTGCAGATGGCAGGGAAATCACGATTGAAACGGGGAAGCTGGCTAAGCAGGCTGACGGATCCGTAGTTGTTAAATGTGGTGGGACAATGCTTTTAGCAACTGTTGTAGCCAATAAAGAAGCAAATCCCGGAGTAGACTTTTTACCATTAACAGTAGATTACAGGGAAAAGTTCTATGCGGGAGGAAGAATTCCAGGGAATTTCTTCCGTAGAGAAGCAAAACCATCTGATGATGAAGTGCTTACTATGAGATTGGTAGACAGGGTATTGCGTCCGCTTTTCCCTGAAGATTTCCATGCGGAAGTACAGGTGATGATCTCACTGATCTCTTATGACAAAGAGGTGATGCCTGAAGCATTAGCCGGTCTGGCAGCTTCTGCGGCCATCGCCATTACAGATATTCCTTTCAATGGACCAATGTCTGAAGCCAGGGTAATAAAAATAGACGGAGAGCTATCTGTAAACCCAAGTTATGAAAATTTATTAAAAGCAGATATCGATATTATGGTGGGAGCTACTAAAGACTCCATCGTAATGGTAGAAGGTGAGATGAAAGAAATCTCCGAGCAGGAAATGCTGGAGGCAATCAATTTTGCTCATGCAGAAATCAAAAAACAGATTGAAGCCCAGGAGAGATTAGCTGCAAAAGTAGGAAAATCTTTCCCTAAAAGAGAATACAGCCACGAAGAGCATGACGAAGCCATTCGTGAAAAAGTATGGAATGAATGCTACAACAAAGTGTATGAAGTAGCAAAAACTCCATCCAATAAAGAAGAAAGAGGAGAGAAGTTCAAAGCAGTTCTTGAGGAATTTTTAGCCCAGTATGCTGAAGATGAAGAAGAATTGGCAAGAGTGACTCCTTTCGTTAAAGTATATTACCACGACGTAGAGAAAGAAGCTATGCGTCAGATGATCCTTGAAGACAATATCCGTCTTGATGGTCGTGATCCGCAAACGATCCGTCCGATCTGGTCAGAGATTGACTATCTTCCGGGAGCTCACGGTTCAGCAATCTTTACAAGAGGGGAAACCCAGTCTCTGACTGCCGTAACATTAGGCTCTGTAAAAGATGCCAACATGATCGACAGCGTAATCACGCAGCACGACGAGAGATTCTTCCTGCATTATAATTTCCCTCCGTTCTCAACTGGTGAAGCAAGACCTTTAAGAGGTACATCAAGAAGAGAGGTAGGACACGGAAACCTGGCACAAAGAGCTTTAACAGCAGTAATTCCCCAGGAAAACCCATATACCATCAGAATTGTTTCCGATATCCTGGAATCAAACGGTTCCTCTTCAATGGCAACTGTTTGTGCCGGAACATTGGCATTAATGGATGCCGGAGTTCAGATTACAAAACCTGTTTCAGGGATTGCAATGGGATTGATTACGGATAAAAAATCAGGAAAATGGACTGTACTTTCAGATATCTTAGGTGATGAAGACCACCTTGGAGATATGGACTTCAAAGTAACCGGTACAGCAGACGGTATCACAGCTTGTCAGATGGATATTAAAATCCAGGGACTTTCTATGGATATCATGGAAAAGGCTTTAATGCAGGCTAAAGACGGAAGATTACACATCCTTAATAAAATCACAGAAACTATTGCCCAGCCAAGACCGGATGTGAAGCCTCATGCTCCGAAGATGGTAATAATGGAGATTGCAAAAGACTTCATTGGAGCGGTAATCGGGCCTGGTGGAAAAATTATTCAACAGCTACAGAAAGATACGGATACGGTTGTTTCAATTGAAGAAATCGGAGAAATCGGACGTATTGAAATTGCCGGAACAGACAGGGAGAAAATCAATGCTGCGATCGCTAAGATCAATGAGATTACCTTCGTACCGGTTGTAGGTGAAGTATACAAAGGTAAGGTAGTGAAAGTGATGGATTTTGGAGCTTTTGTGGCCATTGCCAAAGGTACTGAAGGACTTCTGCACATTTCAGAAATTGAATGGAAGCGCCTTGATAAGGTTCCATACGCTGAAGGTGATGAAGTAGAAGTAAAATTCATGGGGTATGATGACCGTAAGAAAATGAAGCTTTCCCGTAAAGTTCTTTTGCCAAGACCTCCAAAACCGGAAGGTAAACCGAAAGCTGAAGGACAAGGAAGACCACAAGGCGGAAAACCTGCAGAAAACCAGACGCCTACTACAGAAGCATAA
- a CDS encoding outer membrane beta-barrel family protein — MARIFSFLLIWMFLFSSYLSAQTMQGLSLSGTISSEKTEQMEINLFDSEQKLIKTEIADANGKFSFNDLKPGTYRLKINRNGSEIYHSDNIALAGNTSLPPIDLKIKSIEGVTITKTRPLIERQDGKMIMNVENSIASTGNSAFEVLEKAPGVNIDSNDNISLRGKGNLLIQIDGKNTPMTGSDLANYLKGLPSSSIGTGKYVKNNNSFSINHRNKKFNIFGNYSFAYRELYNHLILDRNFYNNNNFEKAYLQDNYLKFGIKSHVAKAGMDYYMNDKNVLGFSLGLVTSRLNLDGDNNNITLNNNRIPESTFNTLSTTKNDWDNFSVNLNHKYALDSLGSELTTDFDYINYTNSSLQNFETKTHLISENSDRLDILKGDINGKLNIYSLKSDLAKNLKNDWKLEGGIKTSFVKNDSDLKFFNLDAGNPVFDPSKSNHFIYEENINAIYGNVSKKWEKLKMTAGLRVENTNIKGTQLATNQVNKQNYTQLFPSAVFSYDLTDKSNLEINFSRRITRPSYMQLNPFKFYLDPTTSKTGNPDLSPQTMMNYEITYSLSNKYFFTLSYSKTSDNITDVIKPVIEDGKNVTVQTIENLSSVSNYGLYLIAPVKVTQWWDMNNNANFYYATYTGNVSETQINNKGNFNFNINSINSFKLGNGFTAEVTGNYRTREIYAYMDVRPIWYLNIGAQKKFKNNSILKLAFNDVFFSSNPKAQTVFNNYVENFVVKRDSRVVTLSYTYNFGSSKNGQPRKTGGAEDLKQRIGS, encoded by the coding sequence ATGGCCAGAATATTTTCATTTCTGCTGATCTGGATGTTCCTGTTCAGCAGTTATTTGTCAGCACAAACTATGCAGGGCTTGTCCTTGTCAGGCACTATTTCCTCTGAGAAAACAGAGCAGATGGAAATCAATTTATTCGACTCTGAACAGAAACTTATTAAAACAGAAATTGCAGATGCCAACGGAAAGTTCAGTTTCAATGACCTGAAGCCCGGAACTTACCGGTTAAAGATTAACAGAAACGGCTCTGAAATCTATCATTCTGACAATATTGCATTGGCAGGCAATACCAGCCTCCCTCCTATTGACCTGAAAATAAAATCAATTGAAGGAGTAACCATTACAAAGACCAGGCCCCTGATTGAAAGACAGGACGGAAAAATGATTATGAATGTCGAAAACAGTATTGCCAGTACAGGAAACTCAGCTTTTGAAGTGCTGGAAAAGGCACCGGGAGTCAACATTGATTCCAATGATAATATCAGCCTCAGGGGAAAAGGAAACCTGCTCATCCAGATTGATGGTAAAAATACACCAATGACCGGAAGTGATCTCGCCAATTATCTGAAAGGGCTTCCTTCATCCTCTATAGGAACAGGAAAGTATGTGAAGAACAATAACAGCTTCAGCATTAATCACAGGAATAAAAAGTTCAATATATTCGGAAATTACAGTTTTGCCTACAGGGAGCTTTACAACCACCTGATCCTGGATAGAAATTTTTATAACAATAATAATTTTGAAAAAGCTTATTTACAGGATAATTATCTAAAGTTTGGCATTAAAAGTCATGTGGCAAAAGCCGGAATGGACTATTATATGAATGATAAAAATGTGCTGGGCTTTTCTTTAGGCCTGGTCACCAGCAGGCTTAATCTGGATGGTGATAACAACAATATAACACTGAACAACAACCGCATTCCTGAAAGTACTTTCAATACACTGAGTACCACAAAAAATGACTGGGATAATTTTTCGGTGAACCTGAACCATAAATATGCTCTTGATTCTTTAGGATCGGAACTGACTACAGATTTTGATTATATTAATTATACCAATTCCTCGCTTCAAAATTTTGAAACAAAAACCCACCTGATATCTGAAAATTCTGACAGGCTTGATATTTTAAAAGGTGATATCAATGGAAAATTAAATATTTATTCATTAAAATCTGATCTCGCTAAAAATTTAAAAAATGACTGGAAACTGGAAGGAGGAATTAAGACCAGCTTTGTAAAAAACGACAGTGATCTGAAGTTTTTCAATTTAGACGCCGGAAATCCGGTTTTTGATCCTTCAAAGAGCAATCATTTTATTTATGAAGAAAATATTAATGCCATCTATGGAAATGTCTCCAAAAAATGGGAAAAATTAAAAATGACAGCCGGTTTAAGAGTAGAGAATACCAACATAAAAGGAACACAGCTTGCTACGAATCAGGTTAATAAACAAAATTATACGCAATTATTTCCAAGTGCTGTTTTCTCTTATGACCTGACGGATAAAAGCAACCTGGAAATCAATTTCAGCAGAAGGATCACAAGACCCAGTTATATGCAGCTGAACCCGTTTAAGTTCTATCTGGATCCTACCACTTCCAAAACCGGAAATCCTGACCTGAGCCCACAAACCATGATGAATTATGAAATTACCTATAGCTTAAGCAATAAATATTTCTTTACATTAAGCTACAGTAAAACCAGTGACAATATTACGGATGTCATCAAGCCTGTTATAGAAGATGGTAAAAATGTGACCGTACAAACTATTGAAAACCTCAGCTCGGTCTCTAACTACGGCCTTTACCTGATCGCTCCTGTAAAAGTGACCCAATGGTGGGACATGAATAACAATGCCAATTTTTATTATGCGACTTACACCGGAAATGTTTCTGAAACCCAGATCAACAACAAAGGAAATTTTAATTTCAATATCAACAGCATCAACTCCTTCAAATTAGGAAATGGATTCACAGCAGAAGTCACAGGCAATTACAGAACCCGGGAAATTTATGCCTATATGGACGTAAGACCCATCTGGTACCTGAATATAGGAGCCCAGAAGAAATTTAAAAATAACAGCATCCTGAAGCTTGCATTCAACGATGTATTTTTCTCCAGTAACCCTAAAGCACAAACTGTTTTTAATAATTATGTAGAAAATTTTGTTGTGAAAAGGGACTCCCGTGTGGTGACACTTTCCTACACTTATAACTTTGGTTCTTCTAAAAACGGACAGCCGAGAAAAACCGGGGGAGCTGAGGATTTAAAACAAAGAATCGGAAGCTGA
- a CDS encoding M1 family aminopeptidase, producing the protein MNTIFLFEAGRHIKHRSGYLIALALTGIGIFCGSRFNLTVGEGIFLNSPYTIGFMTGLLSISLIFPGVIYALQLLFKEADSRFDLLMFSFPVDKKSYLTGKFCSYYVQLFLSFFFLMTGFMTGQAMRTGSEMQDGFQVVYYLYPLLVFGLFNTFFISSLLFFVSFIIRKKLLVVVTGLFLYVLYMVVLLFSNSPFMAGSMPQSLEAQQLSAWLDPFGISSYFMDAKVFSVHQKNTQIVPFTHYLLFNRLMFSGISVIFLLLSFRLFSFSHISKRKIKKEPQRYSSPVISSEEYKVAFPIFNRKSSVQAILSFAKTDLIYLFKTVTIPAVTILLLFFIGMEMYAEIEKGIRLPQKYASSGLMATTISENFHILGILVVVYFLNDLYWRSHSSGFFLIEKSTFFSKAKWAGHCISMSILLFFFTGISIIEGIVFQTVYGYGHLDWNAYLGVFIFNTFPLILFTSLILLINDLIKNKFIALGISVVSSFVFAGPASQMLFSYPLLRIFSDFRGSYSDFNGYGTYEEAFLQRLLFGVGIMAVLWLAVLFIKTKKLSVIQYSVCFLLLFSGIYSGSLFMKGYIPKNEESSVLHAAQYEKKFRQYEHLPQPDITGVTTEIKLYPSENTYEITGKYLLKNQTESPVSKILINFNKDLRLKSAIFKYGSEIIPIAENTAEISLNQPMAPETEAVLDFELSYQWFAVNGHQSFNAIIENGSFARISRYYPGIGYQKGEEIQDEQKRKEYRLGKLEPLQSPENPAVFKKDFITLDMTLSTEGNQTAVGTGDLIKSWSTAGRNYSRYYAKNIPFRFAFSSAVYQIQKVNYKGILINILYHKNHGENVEHLIQNAKLTLDYCQQNFGQYPFSTITFAEISSFTRGFAATAYPSVIFMPEDMIFHANIHADKEQDVINELAGHELSHLWWGNSQIDPDHREGSVMLTETLAMYTEMMLYKKMHGKEKMTDRIRVHQQIYDNEKGLSENVPIYRATGKVPHISYSKGAVAMVKLSELIGEEKVNLALRNFLSNNRYPKKPGSLDLLKEFYHVSPPGMRPQIDGLFKVIENTAPSYSLKGPSVKEKINDPIGSF; encoded by the coding sequence ATGAACACTATATTTTTATTTGAGGCCGGACGCCATATAAAGCACCGGTCCGGGTACCTGATTGCCTTAGCCTTAACAGGAATAGGTATCTTTTGCGGCAGCCGGTTTAATCTTACCGTTGGAGAAGGTATTTTTTTAAACTCACCTTATACCATTGGTTTTATGACCGGACTACTCAGCATTTCGCTCATCTTTCCCGGAGTCATTTATGCTTTACAGCTGCTTTTCAAGGAAGCTGATAGCCGGTTCGATTTACTGATGTTCTCATTTCCGGTCGATAAAAAATCTTATCTGACCGGAAAATTCTGTTCGTATTATGTACAACTTTTTTTAAGTTTCTTTTTTCTTATGACTGGTTTTATGACTGGACAGGCAATGCGGACAGGAAGCGAAATGCAGGATGGATTCCAAGTGGTGTATTACTTATATCCTTTGCTGGTTTTCGGTCTGTTCAATACTTTTTTCATCAGCAGTTTGTTGTTTTTTGTATCTTTCATCATCAGGAAAAAATTACTCGTTGTTGTAACCGGTTTATTCTTGTATGTATTGTACATGGTTGTCCTGCTATTTTCCAATTCTCCTTTTATGGCAGGAAGCATGCCTCAGTCATTGGAAGCACAGCAACTTTCGGCATGGCTTGATCCTTTCGGCATTTCCTCTTATTTTATGGATGCCAAAGTGTTTTCCGTTCATCAGAAGAACACACAAATTGTACCTTTTACGCATTATTTATTGTTCAACAGGCTTATGTTCTCTGGAATATCAGTTATTTTCCTGCTGCTTTCCTTCAGACTGTTCTCATTTTCCCATATTTCAAAAAGAAAAATAAAAAAAGAGCCTCAGCGCTATTCTTCACCTGTGATTTCTTCGGAGGAATACAAGGTTGCATTCCCAATTTTCAATAGAAAATCTTCCGTTCAGGCCATCCTGTCATTTGCAAAAACCGACCTGATTTATTTATTTAAAACCGTTACTATTCCTGCTGTCACCATCCTCCTGCTATTCTTCATAGGAATGGAAATGTATGCCGAAATTGAGAAAGGGATCCGCCTGCCTCAAAAATACGCCAGTTCAGGACTGATGGCAACCACCATTTCTGAAAACTTCCATATATTGGGTATATTGGTCGTGGTTTATTTTCTCAACGACCTGTATTGGAGGAGTCACTCATCCGGCTTTTTCCTTATTGAAAAAAGTACTTTTTTCTCAAAAGCAAAATGGGCAGGTCATTGTATTTCCATGAGTATCCTGCTGTTTTTTTTCACGGGGATTTCAATTATTGAAGGAATCGTTTTCCAGACTGTTTACGGGTATGGGCATCTGGACTGGAATGCTTATCTCGGAGTATTTATCTTTAATACTTTTCCATTGATCTTGTTTACCAGCCTGATACTGTTGATCAATGACCTTATAAAAAACAAGTTTATTGCTTTGGGCATATCTGTTGTATCTTCATTTGTATTCGCCGGCCCTGCTTCCCAAATGTTATTTTCTTATCCGCTTTTAAGAATATTTTCAGATTTCAGAGGCAGTTACAGTGATTTTAATGGGTACGGAACCTACGAAGAGGCTTTTTTACAAAGGCTTTTATTTGGTGTCGGTATCATGGCTGTGTTATGGCTGGCTGTTCTTTTCATAAAAACTAAAAAGCTCTCTGTTATTCAATATTCCGTTTGTTTTCTTCTCTTATTTTCAGGGATCTATTCAGGATCACTTTTTATGAAAGGGTATATCCCAAAAAATGAAGAAAGTTCCGTTTTGCATGCTGCGCAATATGAAAAAAAATTCCGGCAATATGAACATCTGCCACAACCTGACATCACCGGTGTAACTACTGAAATTAAACTCTATCCATCTGAGAACACGTATGAAATCACGGGAAAATACCTCCTGAAAAATCAAACAGAAAGTCCTGTCAGTAAAATCCTGATCAATTTTAATAAAGATCTGCGATTGAAATCTGCAATTTTTAAATACGGATCAGAAATTATTCCAATTGCCGAAAATACGGCTGAGATTTCATTAAACCAGCCAATGGCTCCAGAAACTGAAGCTGTCCTTGATTTTGAATTGTCTTACCAATGGTTTGCCGTTAACGGTCACCAATCTTTCAATGCTATTATAGAAAACGGTTCATTTGCAAGAATCAGCAGGTATTATCCGGGCATCGGATACCAGAAAGGAGAAGAAATACAGGATGAGCAAAAAAGGAAAGAATACCGGCTCGGAAAGCTTGAGCCATTACAGAGTCCCGAAAATCCGGCAGTATTTAAAAAAGATTTTATTACATTGGATATGACCCTTTCTACAGAGGGCAATCAAACAGCTGTGGGTACCGGAGATCTTATAAAAAGCTGGAGTACAGCAGGAAGGAACTATTCCCGATATTACGCGAAAAATATCCCTTTCCGGTTTGCCTTTTCATCCGCAGTATATCAGATTCAGAAAGTAAATTACAAGGGAATCCTGATCAACATTCTGTATCATAAAAATCATGGTGAAAATGTAGAGCATCTTATTCAGAATGCAAAACTCACCCTGGATTATTGCCAGCAGAATTTTGGGCAATACCCTTTCAGTACCATTACTTTCGCAGAAATTTCATCATTTACCAGAGGTTTTGCGGCTACAGCGTACCCATCAGTCATCTTTATGCCTGAAGATATGATATTCCATGCCAACATTCATGCTGATAAAGAACAGGATGTCATCAATGAACTCGCGGGCCACGAACTCTCCCATCTGTGGTGGGGCAACAGCCAGATAGACCCTGATCACCGTGAAGGCTCCGTAATGCTTACAGAAACTCTCGCCATGTATACAGAAATGATGCTTTACAAAAAAATGCATGGTAAAGAAAAAATGACGGACAGAATCCGCGTACATCAGCAAATCTATGACAATGAAAAAGGATTATCTGAAAATGTTCCTATTTACAGGGCTACCGGGAAAGTTCCCCATATTTCATACTCTAAAGGTGCTGTTGCTATGGTAAAATTAAGTGAACTTATTGGGGAGGAAAAAGTAAATCTGGCTTTAAGGAATTTCCTAAGCAACAACCGGTACCCTAAAAAGCCGGGTTCTCTGGATCTTCTCAAAGAGTTTTATCATGTATCTCCTCCGGGAATGCGGCCACAAATCGACGGATTATTTAAAGTGATTGAAAATACAGCTCCCTCTTATTCTCTAAAAGGCCCATCTGTAAAGGAAAAAATCAATGATCCTATTGGCAGTTTTTAA
- a CDS encoding sugar MFS transporter — MNKEVQSQSRNYTVPLITITLLFFMWGFITCMNDILIPYLKQLFKLTFFESMLVQFCFFGAYFIGSLVYFLISISKGDPINKVGYKKGILFGIVLAAFGCILFYPAATFSYYPLFLGALFILGLGFTVLQITANAYVSLLGSEESASSRLNMTQAFNAFGTTIAPVLGGHLIFELFSEPDGTFSAVATRIPYLIFAAILLLVGLLISRVKLPSFQMETEETLQGWGALKFNHLKFGVFTMFCYVGGEVAVGSFIISFLEETMKFNEAISKNYLSLYWGGAMIGRFLGAISLNQSMSQAKKAVFMLGAATLVFLVIFSIVNLSFAQISFFLVFILLNFAAFFVGKAAPARTLSIFAAINVILLISTMVNHGEMAMYSVLGIGIFNSIMFSNIYTLAISGLGKYTSQGSSLVVMAILGGAIVPILQGYLADQFGVQQSFIIPVFCYLVILIFGAYCTKFLGHVESTEAKSGH, encoded by the coding sequence ATGAATAAAGAAGTACAATCACAAAGCAGGAATTATACGGTTCCATTGATCACCATCACCCTGCTTTTTTTTATGTGGGGATTCATTACCTGTATGAATGATATTCTGATCCCTTATCTGAAACAACTTTTCAAACTGACTTTTTTTGAATCCATGCTGGTACAGTTCTGCTTTTTCGGAGCTTACTTTATCGGTTCCCTGGTTTATTTCCTTATTTCCATTTCCAAAGGTGACCCTATCAATAAAGTGGGATATAAAAAAGGAATTCTTTTCGGGATTGTATTGGCAGCTTTCGGCTGTATCCTGTTTTATCCGGCAGCCACTTTCTCTTATTATCCTTTGTTTTTAGGTGCATTGTTTATTCTGGGATTAGGTTTCACTGTTTTGCAGATCACAGCCAATGCGTATGTTTCATTGCTGGGTTCAGAAGAATCAGCATCCAGCCGCTTAAATATGACACAGGCTTTCAACGCTTTCGGAACTACGATTGCGCCCGTATTGGGAGGACACTTAATTTTTGAATTATTTTCGGAACCGGACGGAACATTCAGTGCGGTGGCAACAAGAATACCTTATTTAATCTTCGCTGCCATCCTCCTGTTGGTAGGTTTATTAATTTCAAGAGTGAAGCTTCCTTCGTTTCAAATGGAAACTGAAGAAACACTCCAAGGATGGGGAGCATTGAAATTTAATCACCTGAAATTCGGAGTCTTTACCATGTTTTGTTACGTTGGAGGTGAGGTGGCAGTAGGAAGTTTTATTATCAGTTTCCTTGAAGAAACCATGAAATTCAATGAAGCGATCAGTAAAAATTATCTTTCATTATATTGGGGAGGTGCAATGATCGGACGTTTCCTTGGAGCTATTTCATTAAACCAATCGATGAGCCAGGCTAAAAAAGCAGTTTTTATGCTAGGAGCTGCCACATTGGTTTTCCTTGTGATTTTCAGCATTGTTAACCTTAGTTTTGCCCAAATAAGCTTTTTCCTGGTATTTATATTACTGAACTTTGCAGCATTCTTTGTGGGGAAAGCGGCTCCGGCAAGAACTCTTTCCATTTTTGCCGCAATTAATGTTATCCTGCTGATTTCAACTATGGTTAATCATGGGGAAATGGCCATGTACAGTGTTTTGGGAATCGGAATTTTCAATTCAATCATGTTTTCCAATATCTACACTTTGGCGATTTCAGGACTGGGGAAATATACAAGTCAGGGCTCATCCCTGGTTGTGATGGCAATTTTAGGAGGAGCTATCGTTCCTATTCTTCAGGGGTATCTTGCAGACCAGTTCGGAGTACAGCAGTCATTTATCATCCCGGTGTTCTGTTATCTTGTGATTCTTATTTTCGGAGCTTACTGCACCAAATTTCTGGGGCATGTAGAAAGCACTGAAGCGAAATCAGGACATTAA
- the rpsO gene encoding 30S ribosomal protein S15, with amino-acid sequence MYLTTEKKQEIFAKHGKSAQDTGSAEGQIALFTFRINHLSAHLKSNHKDFNTEKSLVKLVGKRKRLLDYLKNKDIARYRAIIAELGLRK; translated from the coding sequence AAGCAGGAAATTTTCGCAAAACACGGAAAATCTGCACAAGACACAGGAAGTGCTGAAGGACAAATTGCACTTTTCACTTTCAGAATCAACCATCTTTCTGCTCACTTAAAGAGCAACCATAAAGATTTCAACACTGAAAAATCTTTGGTTAAGCTGGTAGGTAAAAGAAAAAGATTACTAGATTACCTTAAAAATAAAGATATCGCCAGATATAGAGCGATCATCGCTGAACTAGGTTTAAGAAAATAA
- a CDS encoding MarR family winged helix-turn-helix transcriptional regulator has protein sequence MEKLNSIIFYNIDKAIRAYRNYAQRQLKANGFTITIDQWLIIKAILENPGITQNEIGDLVFKDNASVTRIIDIMVKSEYIIRHVHPEDRRKTNLKVTESGKEIIEKVQNIVEKNRKTALEGISKKELEVMYSALLKISENCLNSKK, from the coding sequence ATGGAAAAACTAAATTCAATTATATTCTACAATATCGATAAAGCCATAAGGGCCTATAGAAACTATGCACAACGTCAGCTAAAGGCAAACGGTTTTACGATAACCATAGATCAATGGCTTATCATCAAGGCTATTCTGGAAAACCCGGGAATTACCCAGAATGAGATTGGTGATCTGGTATTTAAAGATAATGCTTCTGTAACCAGAATCATTGATATCATGGTAAAGTCAGAATATATTATACGACACGTACACCCTGAAGACCGTAGGAAAACCAATTTAAAAGTGACAGAATCCGGAAAGGAAATCATAGAAAAGGTTCAGAATATTGTTGAAAAAAACAGAAAAACGGCTTTAGAGGGGATTAGTAAAAAAGAGCTGGAAGTGATGTATTCCGCTTTGCTTAAAATTTCAGAAAACTGTCTCAATTCAAAAAAATAA